TGCAATTATTGAAGGATTCACTGGAATCTACCCGAAGGTAGATATCGAGCTCGTGACATGTTCCGCGGGTGAGGGCGTCTCCAGAGCAAGGGCAGAGGCGGGAAATCCTACCATGGATGTAATCTACTCGGGACTTAACCAAGCAGACGGGAATGCATATGCAGGTATTTTTGAGCAGTATGTGTCACCATACGACAACGAACTCCCTCTAGAGTACCGGAGCAACAACGGGTTCTATAACTATGATCACCTCTCTACCGCTGTCTTCTGCGTAAACACAGAACTTGAAGCCAAACTTGGCCTCAACATCAGAGGGTACGCAGATCTTATGAATCCAGCTCTTAAGGGGAAAATTATTTTCTCTGATCCGACATCTTCTTCTGCAGCTTGGAATAATCTGTCAAACATATTTGCCGTATATGGGAATGATAGCGCTGAGGCTTGGGCGGTAATCGAAGGATTGCTCGCCAATGGGATGGTTATTGGCTCGTCATCTTCAATCGCCTTTAAGGGAGTGCAAAGTGGAGAGTATGTTGTTGGACTTACTTACGAGGATGGGGCATCGACGCTTCTTAAGAATGGAGCAAAGAACATCAAGATGGTCTATCCCGCAGAAGGCGCTTCAGCATATGCGTTTGCCGTGGCTATCATAAAGAATGCCCCAAATATGAAAGCGGCAAAAGCTCTTGTTGATTATATCCAAAGCGCTGAAGGGCAGTCTTTCCGAGCAAACTATGTTGGGACAGTTCGATTCACCAACGAGAATGTTGTGGTAGAGAAATCTTACCTTCCTCCGTCGGATGAAATCAAATGGGTTACTCGTGACATCGATTGGCTCATAGAGAACAAACAAGCAATGCTTGAGAAATGGACTACCTTGTACAGTAAATACCATTGACCGAGAATTGGTGTGTCGTTGGCAAGTCCAGGATATCCTGGACTTGCCAATATCCGAAACTTTTATGGATTTATCAGAAATAAATTGATATGAGGTCTGCTGAAAAAGTCTTGCAACGTTAGGAATGATGAGAAATCTCCTGGAGAATCAAAGCAATTGCTTGAGGACTTCTCACGGTGGTGAAATTCAAAGAATGATTTCGATGCGTTGGAATTCACATCTCTAACGCATGGAGACTTTGAAATAAAAATTTGACAACAAACAGACAGACTGAATATCGCTGCTCGATATGGAACAGTTTATGGGATCGGTTTGGGAATTGTATGGACAACTAAGGAGTTAAAATGTCAGTTGTAACAATTATCGGTTCAGGGCAAATGGGCTCGGCGCTGGCGTTTCCCGCCAGGGAGAATGGTCATGAAGTACGGGTTGTCGGCAGCCCGCTTGATGATTCCATCATTGATGCCTGTAGAGCGAAGAATCGACATCCTGCGTTCAAGACCGATTTCCCCAGCGGCATCCAATTTTTCAAAGTCAGTGAGATGGAACGTGCCATCGAAGGCGCCGACATGATCATCGGCGGGGTGAGCAGTTTTGGAGTCGAATGGTTTGGAGAATTTGTCTTGCCGCGTATTCCTGAGAAGACTCCGGTGCTCTCTGTGACCAAAGGCTTGTTCGATGAACCGGATGGTCGGTTGTTGCCGTATCCGATGCTCTGGGAGAAGATGTTGGCAAAGAAGGGCCTTTCCAGGAATATCAATGCCATTGGCGGCCCGTGCACAAGCTATGAGCTCGTTGCCCATGACCATACGGAAGTGGCATTCTGCGGCCCGGATCTGGCGGTGCTCGCCACCCTCAAAGCGATTATGGAGACCTCCTACTACCACATCAGCATCACAACCGATGTGATGGGGATTGAGAGTGCAGTCGCGTTGAAGAACGGCTATGCGTTGGCCATCGCGCTCACGATTGGGGAAAACCAGAGGCGCTTCGGCCTCGAAAGCGACCCGCACTTCAATTCGCAGGCCGCCATCTTCTACCAAAGCGTCAAGGAGATGGCGCTGCTGCTTGAATACCAAGGAGCCATGGCTCTCAACAACCTCGCCATCGGCCTTGGTGATCTGTACGTGACCGTCTACGGAGGAAGAACACGGAAGATTGGGATCCTTCTCGGGCGCGGCATGGATATCGATGCAGCAAAAGAGACCTTACAGGGAGTCACCTTGGAATCATTGGTCGTAGCCGAGCGGGTCGCCCGTGCGGTGCGGAGAGCCGCTTCCTTGGGGAACCTTGACAGAGACAAGTTCCCTCTCTTGCTCCACGTCGATGA
The sequence above is drawn from the Synergistaceae bacterium genome and encodes:
- a CDS encoding NAD(P)-binding domain-containing protein; this translates as MSVVTIIGSGQMGSALAFPARENGHEVRVVGSPLDDSIIDACRAKNRHPAFKTDFPSGIQFFKVSEMERAIEGADMIIGGVSSFGVEWFGEFVLPRIPEKTPVLSVTKGLFDEPDGRLLPYPMLWEKMLAKKGLSRNINAIGGPCTSYELVAHDHTEVAFCGPDLAVLATLKAIMETSYYHISITTDVMGIESAVALKNGYALAIALTIGENQRRFGLESDPHFNSQAAIFYQSVKEMALLLEYQGAMALNNLAIGLGDLYVTVYGGRTRKIGILLGRGMDIDAAKETLQGVTLESLVVAERVARAVRRAASLGNLDRDKFPLLLHVDDIISKKAEVDIPWKQFSFVS
- a CDS encoding extracellular solute-binding protein translates to MKKYTVLMAILVSATMLFAGGAKETKVDDGSIGGTLVICSSATDLDLDAIIEGFTGIYPKVDIELVTCSAGEGVSRARAEAGNPTMDVIYSGLNQADGNAYAGIFEQYVSPYDNELPLEYRSNNGFYNYDHLSTAVFCVNTELEAKLGLNIRGYADLMNPALKGKIIFSDPTSSSAAWNNLSNIFAVYGNDSAEAWAVIEGLLANGMVIGSSSSIAFKGVQSGEYVVGLTYEDGASTLLKNGAKNIKMVYPAEGASAYAFAVAIIKNAPNMKAAKALVDYIQSAEGQSFRANYVGTVRFTNENVVVEKSYLPPSDEIKWVTRDIDWLIENKQAMLEKWTTLYSKYH